One genomic region from Drosophila subpulchrella strain 33 F10 #4 breed RU33 chromosome 2R, RU_Dsub_v1.1 Primary Assembly, whole genome shotgun sequence encodes:
- the LOC119551686 gene encoding elongation factor Tu — MSGLLPKLWRQCDAGFLHRINQALIGAGAKPNRWRGARLLATNADKNPATGLRELPHCNVGTIGHVDHGKTTLTAAITRIQSQKGLAEYLSYDQIDRAPEEKARGITINACHIGYATTERTYAHTDCPGHADYIKNMISGASQMDGAILVVAATDGQMPQTREHLLLAKQVGIQRIIVFINKADLVDQEVLELVEIEMREMLSDFGFDGVNSPVICGSALLALREDKSEFGVPSIEKLLEHCDSYIPTPQRDIASPFILPIDNAFTVPGRGTVVVGTIKRGTIPRNADADLLGFNQNLKTSISDIQIFRKSVPQAQAGENVGALLRGIKISAVERGMLLCATGSEDISNHFEGSMYLLSRAEGGRVKPMLSKYIQQLFSQTWNVPARIDIVPSEAMLMPGEHGQVRVTLLRKMVMTPGQAFTIRENGATVATGMVTQRLPSLDLPKNKLSKVLVDC, encoded by the exons ATGAGTGGACTGCTGCCAAAGTTGTGGCGTCAATGTGACGCAGGGTTCCTGCACCGGATCAACCAGGCACTGATCGGCGCCGGCGCCAAGCCAAACCGCTGGAGGGGAGCTCGTCTACTGGCCACCAATGCGGATAAAAATCCGGCAACCGGACTGCGAGAGTTACCGCACTGCAATGTGGGCACCATTGGGCACGTGGACCACGGCAAAACCACACTGACCGCTGCCATCACCAGGATCCAGTCCCAGAAGGGGCTGGCGGAGTACCTTTCCTACGACCAGATCGACCGGGCGCCCGAGGAAAAGGCGCGCGGCATAACCATAAATGCCTGCCACATTGGCTATGCCACCACGGAGCGCACCTACGCCCACACCGACTGCCCGGGTCATGCGGACTACATAAAG AACATGATCTCGGGCGCCTCCCAAATGGATGGCGCCATCCTGGTGGTGGCCGCCACCGATGGTCAGATGCCGCAGACGCGCGAGCACCTGCTGCTAGCCAAACAGGTGGGCATCCAGCGCATTATAGTCTTCATAAACAAGGCCGATTTGGTGGACCAAGAGGTGCTGGAACTGGTTGAAATCGAGATGCGAGAGATGTTGAGCGATTTTGGTTTTGATGGCGTTAATAGCCCCGTAATTTGTGGATCTGCCTTGCTGGCTCTTCGTGAGGACAAGTCCGAGTTTGGCGTTCCGTCCATTGAGAAGCTATTGGAGCACTGCGATTCCTACATACCAACGCCTCAACGCGATATCGCCTCACCATTCATCCTGCCCATTGACAATGCTTTTACGGTGCCCGGAAGAGGAACCGTGGTCGTGGGCACCATCAAAAGAGGTACCATTCCCCGGAACGCGGATGCCGATCTGCTGGGCTTCAATCAGAACCTAAAGACGAGCATCAGCGACATCCAGATCTTCCGGAAGAGCGTGCCCCAGGCGCAGGCGGGCGAAAATGTGGGCGCCCTGCTGAGAGGCATCAAGATATCCGCCGTGGAGCGGGGCATGCTGCTGTGTGCGACGGGCTCCGAGGATATTTCCAACCACTTTGAGGGCTCCATGTACCTTCTATCGCGCGCCGAGGGCGGACGCGTCAAGCCCATGCTCTCCAAATACATCCAGCAGCTCTTCAGCCAGACGTGGAATGTTCCGGCACGTATTGACATAG TTCCAAGTGAAGCAATGCTGATGCCCGGGGAGCATGGCCAAGTGCGGGTCACCCTGCTGCGGAAAATGGTCATGACGCCGGGCCAAGCTTTCACGATTCGCGAAAACGGAGCCACGGTAGCCACCGGAATGGTCACGCAGCGCCTGCCATCCCTTGACCTGCCCAAGAACAAGTTATCAAAAGTGCTGGTGGATTGTTAA